GAGCGGATAGAGCTCCGGGAGCAGACCGACCAGATCTGGCACTGCTACCTGCCCTACGGACGGCTCGGCCAGCTCTACGGCTACCGGGTCTACGGGCCCTACGACCCCGAGAACGGCCACCGGTTCAACCCCAACAAGCTCCTCCTCGACCCCTATGCCAAGTCCATCGCGGGCAGCCTGGACTGGCGGCATCCCCACTTCGGCTACAGGCCCGGCGAGGACGACCTCTCCTTCGACGAGCGGGACAACGCCGCCGGCGCCCTCAAGTGCCGTGTGGTGGACACCGCCTTCACCTGGGGCGACGACCGGCCCCCCAGGACCCCCTGGCACGACACCATAATCTACGAGCTGCACGTAAAGGGCTTCACCCGGCTCCACCCCGAGATCCCGCCACACCTGCGCGGCACCTACGCCGGGCTCGCCTCGGCCCCGGCCATCGAGCATCTCAAGCGGCTCGGGGTGACCGCCGTGGAGCTCATGCCCGTTCACTTCTTTATCGACGACAAGCACCTGCTCGAGAGGGGCCTCAGGAACTACTGGGGCTACAACTCCATCGGCTTCTTCGCGCCCGACACCCGCTACTCGGCCACCGGCTCCATAAACGAGTTCAAGACCATGGTCAAGCGGCTGCACTCGGCGGGGCTGGAGGTCATCCTGGACGTCGTCTACAACCACACCGCCGAGGGCAACCACCTCGGCCCCACGCTCTCCTTCCGCGGGATAGACAACGCCGCCTACTACCGGCTCGTCCCCGACGACCGGCGCCACTACATGGACTACACCGGCACCGGCAACACCCTCAACATGATGCACCCGCGCGTGCTGCAGCTCATCATGGACTCCCTGCGCTACTGGATCCTGGAGATGCACGTGGACGGCTTCCGGTTCGACCTGGCGAGCGCGCTCGCCCGCGAGCTCCACGACGTGGACAAGCTCTCCGCCTTCTTCGACATCATCCGGCAGGACCCGGTGATCTCGCAGGTCAAGCTCATCGCCGAGCCCTGGGACGTGGGCGAGGGCGGCTACCAGGTCGGCAACTTCCCCGTCGGGTGGACGGAGTGGAACGGCAAGTACCGCGACGCGGTCCGCTCCTACTGGAAGGGCGACGGCGGGCTGGTTGACGAGCTGGCCTACCGCCTGACCGGCTCCTCCGACCTCTACGAGCGCGACGGCCGCCGCCCCTACGCCTCCATCAACTTCGTCACCGCCCACGACGGGTTCACCCTGCAGGACCTCGTCAGCTACAACGAGAAGCACAACGAGGCCAACGGCGAGGGCAACCGGGACGGCCACGACGACAACCGCTCCTGGAACTGCGGGGTGGAGGGCCCCACGGGCGACAGGAACATCCGCCGCCTGAGGGCCCGTCAGAAGCGCAACCTCATGGCGACGCTCCTGCTCTCGCAGGGGGTGCCCATGATCCTCCACGGCGACGAGATGGGCCGCACCCAGCACGGCAACAACAACGCCTACTGCCAGGACAACGAAACGAGCTGGCTGAGCTGGGACCTCGCCCCCACTGACCGCAACTTCCTGGCCTTCGTGCGGCGTATGATCCGGCTGCGCCGCGAGCACCCGATCTTCCGCCGCCGCAGCTTCTTCCAGGGCCGCCGGTTGCGGGGCGCGGGGGTGAAGGACATCACCTGGCTCACCCCCGACGGGGACGAGATGACCGACGAGGAGTGGAACAGCTCCTTCGCCCGCTCGCTGGGGCTGCAGATGTCGGGCCTGCTGGAGGGCGAGCACGATGCCCAGGGGCGCCCCATACGGGACGACGACTTTCTGCTGCTCTTCAACGCCCACCACGAGGATCTGAGCTTCGTGCTCCCCCAGATCCCCGCGGACGCCCGCTGGGAGGCGGTCGTGGACACCGCCCACGCGGCCGGCCTGAAGCCCGCCGGCTTCTACAAACCGGGCGACGCCTACCCGCTGAAGGCCCGCTCGATGGCGGTGCTCACCAACGCCCGGCGCGAGACGCTGGAGGAGGAAGAGGAGTGATCCGGCACCACCCCCTCCCCTTCGGCGCCGAGTACCTCGGGGACGGCCGGACGCGCTTCGCCCTGTGGGCCCCGGCGGCGGGCGGGGTGGAGCTGGTCCTGGAGGGCGGCGCCCACCGCATGGAGCGGGGCGAGAACGGCCTCTTCACCCTCGTCGCCGAGGCTCCCCCCGGCACCCGCTACCGCTACCGGATGGAGGATGGGACCGAGGTTCCGGACCCCGCCTCCCGCTTCCAGCCGGAGGACGTCGGCGGCCCGAGCGTCGTCGTGGACCCGGCCTCCTTCGAGTGGGGCGACGAAGGCTGGCGGGGGCGGCCCTGGGAGGAGACCGTCCTCTATGAGCTGCACGTCGGCGCCTTCTCCCCGCAGGGGACCTACGAAGGGGTCGTGGAGCGCCTGGAACACCTCGCGGAGCTCGGGGTGACCGCCGTGGAGCTCATGCCCCTCTCGGATTTTCCCGGCCTCAGGGGCTGGGGCTACGACGGCGTGCTCCCCTACGCCCCCGACGCCTCCTACGGGACGCCGGAGGGGCTCAAGGGGCTCGTACAGGCCGCCCACGAGCGGAACCTCATGGTCTTCCTCGACGTCGTCTACAACCACTTCGGTCCGGAGGGCAACTACCTCCCCCTGTATGCGCCGCAGTTCTTCACCCCGGAGCACGAGACCCCCTGGGGGGACGCCGTGGACTTCGGCCGGAGGATGGTGCGCGAGTTCTTCCTGCACAACGCGCTCTACTGGCTGGAGGAGTACCACCTCGACGGCCTGAGGCTGGACGCGGTGCACGCGATCTTCGACGACCCCGAGCGCCACTTCGTGCGCGAGCTGGTCCGGAGGGTCCGCGAGGGCCCCGGCCGGGACCGGCACGTGCACCTGGTGCTGGAGAACGACGCCAACGCCGCCTCGCTCCTGCGCGGCCCCTCCGGGGCCACGGCCCAGTGGAACGACGACCTGCACCATGCCCTGCACGTCGCGCTCACCGGCGAGGATTCGGGCTACTACGCGGACTACGCTCCCTCCCCGGTGCGGCACCTGGGTCGGGCTCTGGCCGAGGGCTTCGCCTACCAGGGCGAGCCCTCCCGGCACCGGAGCGGAGAGAGGCGGGGGGAGCCGAGCGCGGATCTGCCGTCCACCTCCTTCGTGGCCTTCCTGCAGAACCACGACCAGGTCGGCAACCGGGCCTTTGGGGAGAGGATCACATCCCTCGCCCCCCCGAAGGCGGTGCGGGCGGCCGCCGAGATCTACCTGCTCTCCCCCCAGATCCCGCTGCTCTTCATGGGCGAGGAGTGGGCCGCCTCTTCGCCCTTCCTCTTCTTCTGTGATTTCGGGGGGGATCTGGCGCGGGCCGTCGCCGCGGGGCGCAGGGAGGAGTTCGCCGCCTTCCCGGAGTTCTCCGACCCCGCGACGCGCGAGCGCATCCCCGACCCGAACGCACCGGGCACGTTCGGGGCCTCGAGGCTCGACTGGGGCGAGCGGGAGGCTCCGGAGCACGCGGCCTGGATCGAGCTCTACCGCGCCCTGCTCTCCGTGCGCCGGGAGCGCATCGTCCCTCTGCTCTCCGGCGCCCCCGGAGCCGCCTCTTGGCGAACCGTCGGAGGGCGCGGCCTGGAGGCGCGCTGGGAACTCGCGGGCGGCGCCCGCCTCGCGCTGCGCGCGAACCTCGGCCCCGAACCACTTTCGGGCTTCGATCCGCCGGAGGGTGGGCTGCTCCACGCCACGGAGGGCGCCCGGAGCGCGGAGCGCGAGCTGCCGGGGTGGTCCGTCGTATGGCACCTGGCGGAGGGTCCCGCTTGAAGGCTCCCCGCGCCACCTACCGGCTGCAGCTCGGGGAGGACCTCACCCTCCACGCCGCCGCCGGGCTCGTCCCGTACCTGGCGGAGCTCGGGGTGAGCCACCTCTACCTCTCCCCGTGCACCCGGGCGCGGGCGGGCAGCGGCCACGGCTACGACGTGGTCGACCACCGCACCATCGACCCCGCGCTCGGCGGGGAAGAGGGATATGCCGCCCTCCTGCGGGCGGTCCGGGAGCGCGGGATGAGCCTCCTGCTCGACTGGGTCCCGAACCACATGGGGCTCTCCCCGGAGAACCGGTGGTGGATGAGCGTCCTGGAGCATGGTCCGGCCTCCCCCTACGCCCCCTTCTTCGACGTCGACTGGGACCCTCCCGGCCGTCCCCACCTGCGCGGCCGGGTGCTGCTCCCGGTGCTCGGCGATCACTATCGGGCGGTGCTGGAGCGCGGGGAGCTAAAGCTGAGCCTGGAGGCCGGGGAGGGGGCTCTCTGTGTCCGCTACCACGAGCACCGCTTCCCGCTGGACCCGGCGACCTACCCGGCGGTGCTCGCGGCCTCCGGCGAGCCGGAGCTCGTGCGGCTCGCCGCCGGGTTCGCCGCCCTGCCGGACCGCAGCCCGGGGCGGGGAGCGGAGCGTGCGCGGCGGGCCTCCGGTCTGCGGGAGCGGCTGTCCCGGCTGCTCCGGGAGTCCCCCGGAGCCCTCCGGGCGCTGGAGGGGGTGCTGGAGGGCCCGGCCCGCGACCCCGCGGAGCTGCACCGCCTGCTCGAGGAGCAGGCCTTCCGGCTGGCTTTCTGGCGCGTGGCCGACGACGAGGTCAACTACCGCCGCTTCTTCGCCATAAACGACCTGGTGGGGCTCCGGGCGGAGGACGGGCGGGTCTTCGAGGCTACCCACCGCCTGGCGCTGGACCTGCTGCGCCGGGGGGCGGCCGACGGCCTCCGGATAGACCACCCGGACGGGCTGCGCGACCCGGCGGGCTACCTGCGGCGGCTGCGGGAGGCGGCCGGCGGGCCCTTCTACCTGGTGGTGGAGAAGATCCTCGTCGGCGACGAGGAGCTGCCGGAGGAGTGGCCGGTGGAGGGGACGACCGGCTACGAGTTCGTAAACCGCGTGGGAGGTCTCTTCGTGGACCCGGAGGGGGAGAGGTTCCTGGACCGCGCCTACCGGCGGTTCACCGGGGAGGGGCGTTCCTTCGAGGAGGTCGCCCGCGAGGGCAAGCGGCTGGTGATGGACGGTGAGCTGGCCGGAGCACTCGACGCGCTCGCCCGGCGCATGCTGGAGCTCGCCCGGCGGCGCTACGACTTCACGCTGAACGCGCTGCGCCGGTCGCTCGCCGGCGTCATCGAGCACCTCGGGGTCTACCGGACCTACGCCACCCCCGCGGGCGTCCCGGAACCAGACCGGGAGCGGCTCGCGGAGGCCATAGAGCGGGCGAGCGCCGAAAGCCGCGACGACCCGGCCCTCTTCGAGTTCCTCCGGCGGGTGCTGCTCCTGGAGGCGGAGGACCCGGAGGAACGGCGGGTCGCGGCGGAGCTCCTCATGGACCTGCAGCAGTACACGGGGGCGGTGATGGCCAAGGGCGTGGAGGACACCGCCCTCTACCGCTACAACCGGCTCGCCGGGCTGAACGAGGTCGGGGGGGAGCCGGACCGCTTCGGTGTCTCGCCGGAGGAGCTCCACCGGTGGGCGCTGCGCCGCCGGGAGCGGCACCCGCACGGGATGCTGGCCGCCTCCACCCACGACACCAAGCGTGCGGAGGACGTGCGCGCCCGGCTGATCGCCCTCTCCTCCCTCGCGGAGGAGTGGGAGGAGAGGGTGGAGCGCTGGCACCGGATCAACACCCCGCACCGGGTGGAGCTGGAGGACGGGCGCGAGGCTCCCTCCCGGGAGGACGAGTACCTGCTCTACCAGACCCTCCTCGGGGCCTGGCCGTTCTGGGAGGAGTCCGGGTTCCCCGGCCGGATAAAGGACTACACGAGAAAGGCGGTCCGGGAGGCGAAGGTCAACAGCTCCTGGATGGCTCCGGACGGGGCCTACGAAAGGGCCCTGGAGGGCTTCGTGGAGGCGATCCTCGCGCCGGACGGCGGGTTTCTGGAGGACTTCTTGCCCTTCCAGCGCCGGGTGGCCCGTCTCGGGGCGCTGGTGAGCCTCTCGCAGACCCTGATCCGGCTGACCTTCCCCGGCGTGCCGGACGTCTACCGGGGAGCGGAGCTCTGGGACCTCTCCCTCGTCGACCCGGACAACCGCCGCCCGGTGGACTACGATCTCAGGAGGAGGTTCCTCGCGGAGCTGGAGCGGACGGTTCCCTCCGGGGCGCCCTCGCTCCTCGACGACGGCGTCTGGCAGAACGGGCTCCCGAAGCTCCACCTCCTCCGCCGGGCGCTGCGGCTTCGGGCCGAAAGCCCCGGGCTCTTCGCCCGGGGGGAATACGTACCCCTTGAGAGCGGGGGACCGCGGGCCGGCCGGATCTTCGCCTTCGCCCGGAGGCTCGGGGAGGAGCTGGCGGTGACGGTCGTCCCCCGCCCGGCGGCGGATGCCGTCGCCCCTTCAGGGCCTCTCGGGTTCCGGCCCGGCGCCTGGGAGGGAACCTGGGTCTCCGTTCCCTTCCGGGAGAGCGGCTACCGCGACCTGCTCTCCGGCAGGCCGTGCGGTCGCGGTCCGCGCCTCGCCGCCGAAGAGCTCTTCGGCCGCTTCCCGACGGCCCTGCTCGCCCCGAGCCGGCCCTGATCCTACCCGGCCTTCAACTTCGCTCTCCGAAGATGCGCCTCAGGACCCGTCGCAGCAGCCCGCCCCGGTGCTCCCCGGTGCTGCGCCGGGAGGTGGTCTCCGCCTGTTGGTGCAGGAGATTCACGAGCATCTCCCGCTCAACCACCCGTACCTCCATGCCGCCCTCCCAGTTCTCGGGGGGCGGGCTGAGGACCACGTAGCGCACCTCCTCTCCCTGATGCTCCAGCAGCGCGGCGAGCGCGGCGGAGGAGACCTCCAGAGGACGCCACTCCCGGCCGAGGTCCCCGGTGGACTCCAGAAACTCCCGGGCCTCCTCCTCCGAGGAGAACACGGGGATGGCCTCGCCGTCGTCGAGAACGATGGCCAGAAGCTCGTCCTCCGGCTCCGGCCCCCCCACTATGACCACGTGAGACACCCCGCCGCTCATCCTCGATGTTTGAGGATAGCAGCCCGCGGCGGGGCGGTGTGGAGCTGCTAGGCGGTCGGCGGCTCCTGACCCGGGGCGGTTATCCCGATGCCGGGGCCCTCCGGGGTGTCCACGACGTTGAGGGTGCTCCCGTCCAGGGCCTCGCTCACCGGCGCCGCGATGTGGAGCAGGGGCTCGCCCTGGTGTTCGACCACCTGGTCGTCCTCGCGCGGCTCGCCGGCCGCTATGCCGACCATGGTCTGGCCGGTGTTCTCGTCCACCATCGGGTCCAGCCGCAGGACGGTGCCCTCGGGATGCTCCACGTTGCGGAAGAGCTCCTTGGCCTCCTCGGTCACCTCTATCATGGGTTCTCCTTCGGGAGCGTGCATTTCGCGTACCATCACGCTACCATCTTCCCGGCCGGTTTAAACCCGAACCCTGAAGCCGGGCTTCAGGTCGGCTGGAATCCCGGTGCGTCCGGGGTTAGGCTCTGTTCGCTGGAGATGGAAGCGGGATCCAGGAAGACGGCGCTCGTCACCGGCTCGACGGACGGGCTCGGCAGAGGCGTTGCCCGGGAGCTCGCCCGCCGGGGGTACGCGGTGATCCTGCACGGCCGCAGCGAGGCGCGCTGTGAGGAGGCCGCGGCGGAGCTCCCGGATGGCGGGGCCGGCTATCTGGTGGCGGACTTCTCCTCCCTCGGGGAGGTCCGTAAGATGGCCGGGGAGATACTCGCGGGGCGCGAGCGCCTGGACCTGCTGGTGAACAACGCGGGGATCATCTCCCGTGAGCGCCGCGAGAGCCGGGAGGGAGTGGAGCTCACCCTCGCCGTAAACTACCTGTCCCACTTCCTGCTTACGCTCCTGCTCCTCCCGTTGCTGCGCCGCTCGGCGCCGGCCCGGGTGGTGAACGTAGCCTCGGCCGCCCAGAGCCCCCTGGACTTCAGCGATCCCATGATGGAGCGCTCCTACGACCCCATGGAGGCCTACGCCCGCAGCAAGCTGGCGCAGGTCTCCTTCACCCTCGAGTTCGTGGAGCGCTTCGCCGGCAACGGGGTGTACGCCAACGCCCTCCATCCGGCCTCGCTCATGGACACCAAGATGGTGCGCGAGAGCTTCGGGCGTTCCATGAGCTCCGTGGAGGAGGGGGTCCGGGCGGTGGTGCACCTGGCCACCTCCCCAGACCTCGAGGGGGTCTCCGGCCGCTACTTCGACGGTACCCGGGAGGCCCGCCCCCACCCCTGGGCCCGCGATCCCGGGGCCAGGGAGCGTCTGTGGGAGCTGAGCGAGGGGCTCTGCGGCGGGCTGCTGGAGCCCCTCTGAGAGAGGGGAGGGAAGGGATGGCTTACGTGGTGTGTGCGAAGTGGACGGCCAGGGAGGGCGCGGCGGA
The Rubrobacter xylanophilus genome window above contains:
- the glgX gene encoding glycogen debranching protein GlgX, which gives rise to MSEQRSVVWPGEPYPLGATWDGEGVNFALFSENAEKVELCLFDPTGRREIERIELREQTDQIWHCYLPYGRLGQLYGYRVYGPYDPENGHRFNPNKLLLDPYAKSIAGSLDWRHPHFGYRPGEDDLSFDERDNAAGALKCRVVDTAFTWGDDRPPRTPWHDTIIYELHVKGFTRLHPEIPPHLRGTYAGLASAPAIEHLKRLGVTAVELMPVHFFIDDKHLLERGLRNYWGYNSIGFFAPDTRYSATGSINEFKTMVKRLHSAGLEVILDVVYNHTAEGNHLGPTLSFRGIDNAAYYRLVPDDRRHYMDYTGTGNTLNMMHPRVLQLIMDSLRYWILEMHVDGFRFDLASALARELHDVDKLSAFFDIIRQDPVISQVKLIAEPWDVGEGGYQVGNFPVGWTEWNGKYRDAVRSYWKGDGGLVDELAYRLTGSSDLYERDGRRPYASINFVTAHDGFTLQDLVSYNEKHNEANGEGNRDGHDDNRSWNCGVEGPTGDRNIRRLRARQKRNLMATLLLSQGVPMILHGDEMGRTQHGNNNAYCQDNETSWLSWDLAPTDRNFLAFVRRMIRLRREHPIFRRRSFFQGRRLRGAGVKDITWLTPDGDEMTDEEWNSSFARSLGLQMSGLLEGEHDAQGRPIRDDDFLLLFNAHHEDLSFVLPQIPADARWEAVVDTAHAAGLKPAGFYKPGDAYPLKARSMAVLTNARRETLEEEEE
- the treZ gene encoding malto-oligosyltrehalose trehalohydrolase, encoding MIRHHPLPFGAEYLGDGRTRFALWAPAAGGVELVLEGGAHRMERGENGLFTLVAEAPPGTRYRYRMEDGTEVPDPASRFQPEDVGGPSVVVDPASFEWGDEGWRGRPWEETVLYELHVGAFSPQGTYEGVVERLEHLAELGVTAVELMPLSDFPGLRGWGYDGVLPYAPDASYGTPEGLKGLVQAAHERNLMVFLDVVYNHFGPEGNYLPLYAPQFFTPEHETPWGDAVDFGRRMVREFFLHNALYWLEEYHLDGLRLDAVHAIFDDPERHFVRELVRRVREGPGRDRHVHLVLENDANAASLLRGPSGATAQWNDDLHHALHVALTGEDSGYYADYAPSPVRHLGRALAEGFAYQGEPSRHRSGERRGEPSADLPSTSFVAFLQNHDQVGNRAFGERITSLAPPKAVRAAAEIYLLSPQIPLLFMGEEWAASSPFLFFCDFGGDLARAVAAGRREEFAAFPEFSDPATRERIPDPNAPGTFGASRLDWGEREAPEHAAWIELYRALLSVRRERIVPLLSGAPGAASWRTVGGRGLEARWELAGGARLALRANLGPEPLSGFDPPEGGLLHATEGARSAERELPGWSVVWHLAEGPA
- a CDS encoding SDR family NAD(P)-dependent oxidoreductase — protein: MEAGSRKTALVTGSTDGLGRGVARELARRGYAVILHGRSEARCEEAAAELPDGGAGYLVADFSSLGEVRKMAGEILAGRERLDLLVNNAGIISRERRESREGVELTLAVNYLSHFLLTLLLLPLLRRSAPARVVNVASAAQSPLDFSDPMMERSYDPMEAYARSKLAQVSFTLEFVERFAGNGVYANALHPASLMDTKMVRESFGRSMSSVEEGVRAVVHLATSPDLEGVSGRYFDGTREARPHPWARDPGARERLWELSEGLCGGLLEPL
- the treY gene encoding malto-oligosyltrehalose synthase, producing the protein MKAPRATYRLQLGEDLTLHAAAGLVPYLAELGVSHLYLSPCTRARAGSGHGYDVVDHRTIDPALGGEEGYAALLRAVRERGMSLLLDWVPNHMGLSPENRWWMSVLEHGPASPYAPFFDVDWDPPGRPHLRGRVLLPVLGDHYRAVLERGELKLSLEAGEGALCVRYHEHRFPLDPATYPAVLAASGEPELVRLAAGFAALPDRSPGRGAERARRASGLRERLSRLLRESPGALRALEGVLEGPARDPAELHRLLEEQAFRLAFWRVADDEVNYRRFFAINDLVGLRAEDGRVFEATHRLALDLLRRGAADGLRIDHPDGLRDPAGYLRRLREAAGGPFYLVVEKILVGDEELPEEWPVEGTTGYEFVNRVGGLFVDPEGERFLDRAYRRFTGEGRSFEEVAREGKRLVMDGELAGALDALARRMLELARRRYDFTLNALRRSLAGVIEHLGVYRTYATPAGVPEPDRERLAEAIERASAESRDDPALFEFLRRVLLLEAEDPEERRVAAELLMDLQQYTGAVMAKGVEDTALYRYNRLAGLNEVGGEPDRFGVSPEELHRWALRRRERHPHGMLAASTHDTKRAEDVRARLIALSSLAEEWEERVERWHRINTPHRVELEDGREAPSREDEYLLYQTLLGAWPFWEESGFPGRIKDYTRKAVREAKVNSSWMAPDGAYERALEGFVEAILAPDGGFLEDFLPFQRRVARLGALVSLSQTLIRLTFPGVPDVYRGAELWDLSLVDPDNRRPVDYDLRRRFLAELERTVPSGAPSLLDDGVWQNGLPKLHLLRRALRLRAESPGLFARGEYVPLESGGPRAGRIFAFARRLGEELAVTVVPRPAADAVAPSGPLGFRPGAWEGTWVSVPFRESGYRDLLSGRPCGRGPRLAAEELFGRFPTALLAPSRP